The sequence aaaaaagaggaggttctcaatttgtatgtatttttttatttacatccatCACACTTACacactttcgcgtttataatattcgtaggaTATTAAAACTTGTCGATCACACTGATTTTCAGTCAGTTAATTTGATCAAAGAAGAATAAAGGGCCTTATTGAGCATTGAGAAtgattctttattataaaaaaaatatctatctacAACAGATAAAACTACCGCAGACTACAGACTTTTAATTGATATATAGTTTGATAAATTATCACAACCGTCCTCGGTTATTTAAGTCtcaaataatttcaagtttGCCCGCTTCAAGCCTCTTATCTGACTATCGACCGATATCCTTAAGCCTAAGGCTCTAACACTTTATAATACAGGATATTACTGCGATAGGTCTTCAGATCTAGCCTGAATAAACGGCCTCTATACCTAGCTTACCGGATAATAACCCGTAAGTTTAGTCCGCACTTTAGACGGTCCATAGGGAAACTTTACTATTCGCGAGTTGTGAAAGATGGATGAGGTATCTCGGTGGTTCTAGTTTTGTCGAGTCGTGGAGTTCAAGATGGCGGTATAAAGATTCTGTAACCACGTCTTAGTGTAatacagggccccgattccgatatttacaattgcctctgaattaatggcaattggattaaatttatgaatgaattGATGTATATTCCTTGTATTGACCGTGAATGTTCCGCCACgtattgaatttccaattattgtgctggaaaaatgcttagaagaaCACGAATATTGTCGTTTAAATcctatttccattaattcatcggccattgtaactagcggaattggggccctgttatCATAtcatggttgtggaagcgtgacagcataATACGGCGCGGCGTAAAGCTGCATCTCTCTTCCCCACACTCTATAATATTACCTTCTCTAAGACGTGGTGGTATGGGAGGGAATCTTATCGTAGAATATTTAGCAGCTGAAGACCGCTGAAAAGAATGGCCTTTACCTGGTAAAGGAGCAGAACAGGTAAAATCAcacttagtaatattataaatacgaaatcatgtgtgtgtgtatgtttttgtCTGTTACCGTGTTCCCCTCTTCACTGCCaaagggctggaccgatttcatgggagtttaaacaaacaagtttgAATGAGATAAAAATCGAAATTCGTTTTAGTCAAACACGTGTTAGCCTGAAGACGATACCTACCTTCGTAGCTCTGTCACATCTCAAACTTGAGTAACCTTAGGCAAGGGGGAATAACAGCGCACCACGTTATCTAACATCGATGGAGTTTTAATGAAACCGCCAGCACTGGCTACTGTGTAAATAGATACGAGGAATAATAACTTTGACAACTTCCCAAAGTTCCgccatattgtttttgtttagtctGTGGGTGTCGAAAGATTGACGTAGAGACAgtgttctttaattaaaaaggtttataataaTGAGGATGTGTGGCTTTTTCATTCGATTGTTAATctgtctagttttttttttatagccgTTATGTTTGTCAATGGCAATAATGTATAAGTTGTCGGTTTTTCACTTTCGATGAATGTTTAGCTCAAATGATATTGATCTAGCACCTACACAACAAAAAGGATATTAATTTTTGTAGTTCCTCAGAGTTCAAAGTAAGTGTAACCTTCctaacagttttattaaaatctgttgCCTACGCGTTTTACCCGTGTCCTTTATGACTCAGCTCAAAGCACTcttatcttaatattaataaaagggTAAACTTGtgcgttttaattaataagcaCGTCGTAAACCTCCTATCCGTTAAATTTCGAGTAATCCTTCAGTTCACGAATACCCTATATCGAAAACAATCGTTTTGGGAATTGGTCGCCCACAGCTGTTATGACCCGATTTTCGCCGAAAAAAATAATCCCACCATAGATACAAAATTGACCTCTAGACGTTTGACGGTCGTGTCACGTTCCAACTCTACAACGAAACATAATACGACTGTTGGGATCTACTCGTTTCCAGTAATCGGTTCTCAAATCGATGCTGGAATCGCTAAGTTTTTAGACACGTGCAAACAGTTATCGATAAATCGTTAAGGCGTCTTCTCGATATTATCATATTAGGAACTACGTGTTCCACATTTGAAATGCTTGTAAAGTATATCGTTGAGTGTTAAAGGgtttatttgaaaaaggaatGAACGTTCTGAGAAATATCTGatctaaaataatgtatttagatATCTGCCTTTcggttttattgaatttgagcTATccttttaaataacacaaataaattagtttaatttcaaactaTATGAAATCTAAAAAGGTTACAGAGAATGATTGACGTACTATTAATAGAGCAAGTTTTATCAGAAAAGAGTTCGGTTCCTGATAAGCTTGGGTCCCGACCTTAAATCCCCTTCATCCGTTGGGTCGTAAACCACTGCTTAAAACCCTATCGCAAGCGCTCCCATCTTAGAATAACTTATAATACGTAAAGAgcacttataattataaaaatgtataagttaTCTATAAAATGGTGTACTTTTAACTCCTGATGAAAAAAGAggggtctgtctgtctgtgccATCGCAGCTCCCGAATGGATAAAGGATTCaatacaatagttttgtattacaGGTGAACAGtgtcttaattttaaagttcgtagacatgtttgatgaaaatcagttaaaccatttaaaatttGTGGGGATAAAGTTTTTACTGCAGTGGCAAGTCCCTAACCTCGTCGGGGAAGGAAACGGTTAGTGACAGACTTAGGTACTTTCTAACGCTCAAAGGCCGTGCAACATCCCCCGGTTTTTATCCTTGCAATGAACAGGAATGAGTATGaaaagtagaaatatttttagtccgtcagatggataattaaaaaatattaggcacGTATTTCACATTATCGAACATTAAAAATGACCAAAGATCACCTTGTGGCGTAATCGATTTCGCAAAGTTTATACGGAAGTGACGTAACGCGTAAGTTCCACTAAACTACATATAATACCTAACagatattacaaataaataaatggactTCGTATCCCGCTGCCGTACCTACTGGGTTACTACTGTGTTTGTGATACTTTTCAGCtagaatcaatattttttaatttccttggAAATACCTCCTTACATATAACGTTTTGCAAGCGTGATGCTGTATTGagtctatttataatttctactttccttttttttttgttgtcttaCATAACACGTTCTTGTCACAAgacaatatgtataaaaaatactatttgttaAACCATAAACTACTAAACACATAATTTTACCCTTTTCCGAGTAAGTATGTACACGTAAACTCGAAACtccaattattaaattacctttTAAAACTCAGCGACGCTTAACAAATCCAATATGAAGCTTCTAATTATCACGCATAATCTTATATAAACCGAACCCTTTATTATAAATCAGGCTCTAAAATATGACGCGATGATGAAAGACCCCTTTTTGTTTTCGGGCTTCACCCTTAAAAAGCTATTATACTTCGAGATACAGCAATAAAGGTAAACTTGGATTTAATGGGAAGTGTTCTTGTCTTGTGTtttggtaattaaaaatgtatgagaGGGCAAAAAGTGTTTCTGAGTAACGGGTTACGTTTGGTAAGATAAATGAAAATcttgcaataaaacaaattaagagcgaatgtaggtacctatttatgGTGCctgaaattattgttaattaagcGATCTTTAGttacctttttttttctctagctcACTGTGTAccactgctgggtaaaggcctcccccaaatccttccacgactctctattctgggccgtatggaaccagcctgcgcggtaagcgttaaggtcgtctcgccaccgcttccgcaatttatttaagtagataaaatatttataagagtATAAAATCCGAATAGATTTAACCAATTATTATACCGTAAGCAACTATCCCCGTACTCTATAAATTAACTCTTTGTACCTTCCTATACTTTCCAATCTggcaatttcttttaaattataacagaaTGGACTCTGTGTTCTTTATGAATCTATCAACATCATCGCACCACATAAGTCACACatttaatacctacattatttcGGAAATCTAACTGTTAAGTTTTAATCCCCTTTTTAGACTTTTACACATCATAGAACTTTGTATCTTACAACAATGTCATAGTAAAGCATTGTTATACGTTATACCGGTGCTAGTGACACTCCAATGAACAGCTTAGCTTAATCGAGCTGTGCTTGAGCGGTCATACGAGCTAATCTTAGTTTCCTGTTAACTATTACAAGGCCTATTTGGTATCAAGAACGTTAATATCCGTAGAAGATGGTGGAAGGCCGTGATAGGAATACCAATAACTTGTTATTATTCAATGAAACttactttcatttataaaacattcgttAAATCTCTATTATTGAGAAATACGGCTTTGGATAAATTTAGTTTCACAAAGCTTGCAAGAAACGTCTTTTGTACGTTTACCAAGTTATAAGGTAACATAAATTGCGTAAAGAAAAACTGCAGTCATGAATAACTCTTTgatctattaaatatttgattcagTTTCTATAGATAAATTTCCATTGCCACGAAAAATAACTTAGAAAACTAGTTCGTTCCCTGCAAATGTAATAAATCTGTGGCTTTGCGATATCTTATATCgcttataataaaactagttatgaacgtttactattAATCATCTTCATCGTGACGTAAATAGGgacataaaacataaataaaataatacgatCCTGTGCGGAGAAGATAGGTTCCAGTGGGTAGAGTGCTTTTtgtaacagcgccatctagtaaaGCTTCGAAAAACTAAGAGAATATTTCTAAAGAAAGTGAATCCTTATATTGATAGATGGCGTTGATGACTTGAAAAGCAGGTCTATTCGAAACTCGATGGAATGATTATTCAATGTTACAAATAAGTATTAGCCTATATAATTTATAGGCTGATACTTTACTTGTAGTTATATACTTTGCTTGTACTTACTGATAGTTGTAGTAGTACTTTACTTTTGAAGTCATTGCATACAAATTATAACAGtaagtatacctacttaatCACTAAATTGTGATGGTCCTTGATAATGCATTGGCACCTTAAATAAACTTGATTCTATTCCCACCTCGGAAATATTGCACAAACTCATGTCACATCTACAGTccaatctaatatataaaattcccgtgtcacgatgttagttaccgtactcctctgaaacggctttaccaatttttaccaaattttatatgcgtattcagtaagtctgagaatcggctactatgtATTTttaccctaagtgataagggttgtccacctttaatattttgtctccactgtgaacatcgactgttaggcggtacgtagttcgccgggacggctagtattattataaaaaagagtaTTGTAACATAActtgatatgaaaaaaaaactttaaaatgtccgtaaaatctatttattatttatgtaagtgtATCTTCTGCACGTATGTATTCTCCGACGTCGGCTTGGTGGAAGACAATAGTGGCTAGGGGGTCTGCGTGTCTACACTCAGCTGTTGTCCGTGCTGCTACTCCAAAACCTATGGGAATGTCTGACATTGTGCAGATTACCACTCCATGGTGTTTTGGTGTATTGTCTGTAATGCGGCTTAgacctgaaaaagaaaaatgttttttgaaataagGTTCTAAAGTCAACAGCAAAAGGGGTTATCTTCTAAAGTAGATAAGTTAATTTGCTCCCAACACGttctgaatataaaaattactGTACAGTGCTTATGCTAAGGCTTATTGCcagcacaaaataaataagtaagttttaaCACCCCAGCAAAGATGGCAGAGCACAGATTAAATATACGAGTGTCAGTGTAACTTTGAATATCCTATTTTCAGGtactaaaaaaaggtaaacaatcttagtgtttatttattaacttacacaaataaacatgaaataaattattatagtggtatatttgatttggtaatttGTATTGTCATATACATTACAAAagttttgtgtgttttatttataaacttagtTTTAGTGCTCAAATACACACCAGAATTGTTAACCTTTATGTAGTACCTAAACTAATAAGAACATAGGTTTGTATGAatacatataaaagtaataCATATTGAAACAATTTGAGCTTATTACTAATAATGGTGAAATAATTaccacaaaatttcataaagcaATATCTTACCACTCTTAATAATATGATGTCCATATAAAAACTGTTGTTCAGATGACGGCTTCACCCAAACCTTGTAGGGCGCGTAAGGTGCTATATACGACAACGCAGTGATATGTAGCCTGAATTTATTCGTCTTTGTGAACTTTCCAAAGCATGTTCCCGCAGATATTAAGTGATCTGGCTTTACTGTTTGAGCTAAATGTAGGATACGCTCAGATATGTAATAAACACGGTCCTTCTTTTCTCTAAAGCAGTATGTGCCGTCAGGCCGGTCAATCAATTGTTTCACATTCACTCcaatactgaaatattaaatacaggtTTTAGTTCAAATGTTACTAATTTTTAAGGTATATGAGGTCTTTAAATACTTATGGACTTAAGTCTTAAGAgctttaattcaaaataaaataggttatgATAACgatacttaaaaacaaacaggGTTTCATACCACGCCGATTGAAAGTTCACTAGTAGTTGATTGATATCCTGTTTTATGTATGAGCCTGACAAAAGTTATAAGTAATACTTactattttgttagtttttcaaataaaattcgcGTCCTTTCTTCTGACAAAACcttcatttttaattctatctatttcttaacaataataaaaacacgtgCGTCCACCAGTTTCACAAATGACAGTGACAAATGTCACAATTATTCAGGTTACTCGTTCGGAAACGAAGTGTTGATGAACGTCCAccctaataaatattttacaattgaaacatttgtatataaattgaagaaaaaaaacagctttagtttagtttttgtcttgtttaaaagaaaaatagtctAACTTTTCCACAGCTGCAGCCCAAGCATACGGCAAGTTACTTTTTCTTactttatttcatatttctaaaCGAAAAAGAATTGTCATGAATGAATAATCTGAGATCACTCAGGACAAAATCTTAGTCTGGTTCATTCAAGGAAATCATTCACTAGTGGTCGTAGTGAAAGgaggtaagtttattttacgaATTCTTAAAACGTTACTCATTTTTACgttgtttaatatattatgaatcaCTTATAACTTCGGGAACTTTACATTTACGATAATTCAAGTAATTGTGTGTTAAGTAAAGAGCGGCTTTATGTCAATTATAAACTAAACACCATCTGTTTTTGTTT is a genomic window of Trichoplusia ni isolate ovarian cell line Hi5 chromosome 24, tn1, whole genome shotgun sequence containing:
- the LOC113505173 gene encoding 60S ribosome subunit biogenesis protein NIP7 homolog — protein: MKVLSEERTRILFEKLTKYIGVNVKQLIDRPDGTYCFREKKDRVYYISERILHLAQTVKPDHLISAGTCFGKFTKTNKFRLHITALSYIAPYAPYKVWVKPSSEQQFLYGHHIIKSGLSRITDNTPKHHGVVICTMSDIPIGFGVAARTTAECRHADPLATIVFHQADVGEYIRAEDTLT